One window of the Brevundimonas goettingensis genome contains the following:
- a CDS encoding HEPN domain-containing protein, translating to MKTSIDHLPPRKQVELRRVVEVIRESFAEAVSTRRAERLKNGKILKIILYGSYARGDWVHDPVGRYFSDFDLLIVVDHEDLTDGEFWHDAENKLMPGETLIRTPVSLIVHSLDDVNEQLDRGRYFWADIVREGIVLFDTPGAKLRKPADLKAQVALAEAEEFFADWMASSAGFQKVAAYCISIDNSKLAAFNLHQASEHLYHSVLLVVTLYSGKAHNLAFLRKKCEAIDARLADAWPRETKFERRCFELLREAYVKARYSKHYKISAEELTWLTERVEVLRAVATTVCQERLAQLREAARDDHG from the coding sequence ATGAAGACTTCGATCGATCATCTGCCGCCGCGCAAGCAGGTGGAACTGCGCCGGGTGGTAGAGGTGATCCGGGAGTCGTTCGCCGAGGCCGTCTCGACCCGTCGGGCCGAGCGGCTGAAGAACGGCAAGATCCTCAAGATCATCCTCTACGGCTCGTATGCGCGCGGCGACTGGGTCCACGATCCGGTCGGGCGCTACTTCTCGGATTTCGATCTGCTGATCGTCGTCGATCATGAAGACCTGACCGACGGCGAGTTCTGGCATGACGCCGAGAACAAGCTGATGCCGGGCGAAACGCTGATCCGCACCCCGGTCAGCCTGATCGTGCACAGTCTGGACGACGTGAACGAGCAACTGGATCGCGGGCGCTATTTCTGGGCGGACATCGTGCGGGAAGGGATCGTTCTCTTCGACACGCCGGGTGCGAAGCTGCGCAAACCGGCGGACCTGAAAGCCCAGGTCGCGCTGGCCGAAGCTGAGGAGTTCTTCGCTGATTGGATGGCCAGCTCCGCTGGCTTTCAGAAAGTCGCCGCCTACTGCATTTCGATCGACAACTCCAAGCTCGCAGCCTTCAACCTTCATCAAGCTTCCGAGCACCTCTACCATTCCGTCCTGCTCGTAGTGACGCTCTACAGCGGCAAGGCTCACAATCTCGCCTTCCTGCGCAAGAAGTGCGAGGCCATCGACGCCCGTTTGGCGGACGCTTGGCCGCGCGAGACCAAGTTCGAGCGCCGCTGTTTCGAGTTGCTGCGCGAGGCCTATGTGAAGGCGCGCTACTCCAAACACTACAAGATCAGCGCCGAGGAACTGACTTGGCTGACGGAGCGGGTGGAAGTGCTGCGCGCCGTTGCGACGACCGTCTGTCAGGAGCGATTGGCTCAGTTGCGCGAGGCGGCGCGGGACGACCATGGCTAG
- a CDS encoding DUF736 domain-containing protein codes for MATIGTFTQQADGSYSGSIKTLTLNVKAAQLRANEKTDDKAPDFRIFSGQTEFGAAWKKTSQQNRDYLSVKLDDPSFPAPIYASLVEIEGGHSLIWSR; via the coding sequence ATGGCCACCATCGGCACCTTCACCCAGCAAGCGGACGGCAGCTACAGCGGTTCGATCAAGACCCTGACCCTCAACGTCAAGGCGGCCCAGCTGCGGGCCAACGAGAAGACCGACGACAAGGCTCCCGACTTCCGCATCTTCTCCGGCCAGACCGAGTTCGGCGCCGCCTGGAAGAAGACGAGCCAGCAGAACCGCGACTACCTGTCGGTCAAGCTCGACGATCCCAGCTTCCCGGCGCCGATCTACGCCTCGCTGGTCGAGATCGAGGGCGGACACAGCCTGATCTGGTCCCGCTGA
- a CDS encoding MFS transporter permease, producing the protein MAIDQDRPRIPEVAVSASAAIGGVAAVFAWAACCVLPLALSVAGVSFAGAAVIAGARNWLTLVAAVILVAGWLLHWRRLRMCRKDAACRRPSRLAFWLLVIASLLIVLSLAWQPYIEPWAMPRLAAMR; encoded by the coding sequence ATGGCCATCGATCAAGACCGACCCCGCATTCCCGAGGTCGCCGTCAGCGCCTCGGCCGCCATCGGCGGGGTCGCCGCGGTGTTCGCCTGGGCCGCGTGCTGCGTTTTGCCGCTGGCTCTGTCGGTGGCGGGCGTCTCCTTCGCCGGCGCCGCGGTTATCGCGGGCGCGCGGAACTGGCTGACGCTGGTGGCCGCCGTCATACTGGTGGCCGGCTGGCTGCTGCATTGGCGTCGTCTGCGGATGTGTCGGAAGGACGCGGCCTGCCGCCGCCCTTCGCGGCTCGCCTTCTGGCTGCTGGTCATCGCCAGCCTGCTGATCGTCCTGTCCCTGGCCTGGCAGCCCTACATCGAACCATGGGCCATGCCGCGACTGGCGGCCATGCGATGA
- a CDS encoding LPD7 domain-containing protein gives MKTPDAAPLSNRLGPAPGPAGSRRSTAKGDVPEAVLDRYLVERDLRGRPERFFRDHRAAEPMFRDRGGSLVSNQAYPDAVIDMLKIARHRGWDQVRVSGDPAFRREVWIQAQALGMEVQGHRPRERDRQAAGLDRPSPRRDAEPSKAHDAFAERLAKAAIVVARLVPDPAIQTRLLEAAWARAGRPRPTEREPARGRDRQR, from the coding sequence GTGAAGACGCCTGACGCCGCCCCGCTGTCTAACCGCCTCGGTCCCGCGCCGGGCCCGGCCGGGTCGCGCCGCTCAACCGCCAAGGGCGACGTGCCCGAGGCGGTGCTCGATCGCTATCTGGTCGAGCGCGACCTCCGGGGCCGGCCGGAACGCTTCTTTCGCGATCATCGCGCGGCCGAGCCGATGTTCCGCGACCGCGGCGGCTCGCTCGTCTCAAACCAGGCCTATCCGGACGCCGTCATCGACATGCTCAAGATCGCCCGCCATCGCGGCTGGGACCAGGTTCGGGTGTCCGGCGATCCGGCCTTCCGTCGCGAGGTCTGGATTCAGGCCCAGGCTCTGGGGATGGAGGTGCAGGGCCATCGACCGCGCGAGCGCGATCGGCAGGCCGCCGGCCTCGATCGTCCATCGCCCCGGCGAGACGCCGAACCCTCGAAGGCGCACGACGCGTTCGCCGAGCGTTTGGCGAAAGCAGCCATCGTGGTGGCCCGGTTGGTCCCCGATCCCGCGATCCAGACGCGCCTGCTCGAGGCCGCTTGGGCGCGCGCGGGCCGCCCTCGCCCGACGGAGCGCGAACCAGCCCGGGGACGCGACCGGCAGCGCTAG
- a CDS encoding bleomycin resistance protein — protein sequence MTDHATPNLPSRDFEATSRFYARIGFEEGWRDEGWMILKRGGLTLEFFPHPELDPLTSNFSCCLRLDDLDAFYAACIVTGLPEACWGQPRLHAPKIEESGLRIGALIDPDGTLIRLIQN from the coding sequence GTGACCGACCACGCCACACCCAACCTGCCGTCGCGGGACTTCGAAGCCACGTCCCGGTTCTACGCGCGGATCGGTTTCGAGGAGGGCTGGCGAGATGAGGGCTGGATGATCCTGAAACGCGGCGGGCTGACGCTCGAGTTCTTCCCGCATCCGGAACTCGATCCGCTGACGAGCAACTTCAGCTGTTGCCTTCGGCTCGACGATCTCGACGCGTTTTACGCCGCGTGCATTGTCACCGGCCTGCCGGAGGCGTGCTGGGGCCAACCCCGACTGCACGCGCCCAAGATCGAGGAGTCGGGTTTGCGGATCGGCGCGCTCATCGACCCGGACGGAACCCTGATCCGCCTGATCCAGAACTGA
- the mobC gene encoding plasmid mobilization relaxosome protein MobC, with product MDRITLRLSPDLIRRFDAAAAGQGGRSRLLRRLMEAAAQAPLPAPEQAPTTARSGKLTLRLGEADLRLLEVEAAAMGLSRTQWSAALIRRRLHDRPQFSRPEALALIEVRRELRRIGVNVNQIARALNTAVMDGPVLDLELGQLGAFQVEISAWVDALGEAFEGNLAYWAPAS from the coding sequence ATGGACCGCATCACTCTTCGCCTCTCGCCCGATCTGATCCGCCGGTTCGACGCTGCCGCGGCCGGTCAGGGCGGACGCTCGCGGCTGTTGCGAAGGCTCATGGAAGCCGCCGCCCAAGCGCCCCTGCCGGCGCCGGAGCAAGCGCCGACCACGGCCAGGTCGGGCAAGCTGACCCTGCGTCTGGGCGAAGCGGACCTGCGTCTCCTGGAGGTCGAGGCGGCCGCGATGGGCTTGTCGCGGACCCAGTGGAGCGCGGCGCTCATCCGTCGCCGTCTCCACGATCGGCCGCAGTTCAGCCGGCCCGAAGCTCTGGCCCTGATCGAGGTGCGCCGCGAACTGAGGCGGATCGGCGTGAACGTCAACCAGATCGCCCGGGCCCTGAACACCGCCGTGATGGACGGCCCGGTGCTGGATCTGGAGCTGGGTCAACTCGGCGCCTTCCAAGTGGAAATCTCGGCCTGGGTCGATGCGCTCGGCGAGGCCTTCGAGGGCAATCTCGCCTACTGGGCGCCGGCCTCGTGA
- a CDS encoding DUF190 domain-containing protein, producing MTLSHTVSVQDIGMIRIYLKPREKAVESTLKRFWHAKPLYRQLVEQAKASGLVNAIAHQTHYGYSNHGRVQAEGYELANPELTMCVELIGAREQLEAFCATHGAVLANKVIVYKHLEHWRVS from the coding sequence ATGACCCTTTCCCACACGGTGTCCGTTCAGGACATCGGCATGATCCGCATCTATCTGAAACCCCGTGAAAAAGCCGTCGAGAGTACGCTCAAACGGTTTTGGCACGCCAAGCCGCTTTATCGTCAGCTCGTCGAACAGGCCAAGGCGTCCGGTCTCGTGAATGCCATCGCCCATCAGACGCATTATGGTTACAGCAATCACGGTCGAGTTCAGGCGGAAGGCTATGAACTCGCCAACCCCGAGCTCACCATGTGCGTCGAACTGATCGGCGCCCGTGAGCAGTTGGAAGCCTTTTGCGCCACCCACGGCGCCGTGCTGGCCAACAAGGTCATCGTCTACAAACATCTTGAACACTGGCGAGTGTCCTGA
- a CDS encoding four-helix bundle copper-binding protein — translation MQIHPIISTHPDVRGSVNDSLVRAIEAAYGCAAVCRICADACLAEEMVKELTQCIRLDLDCADVCLATAGLAARRAGSNEALIKRMLDTCVEACADCAVECEKHAEMHEHCRICAEECRRCEGACREAASSITLSRH, via the coding sequence ATGCAAATCCACCCAATAATCAGCACCCATCCCGATGTGCGCGGCAGCGTCAACGACAGCCTCGTCCGCGCCATCGAGGCGGCCTACGGCTGCGCCGCCGTGTGCCGCATCTGCGCGGACGCCTGCCTCGCCGAGGAGATGGTCAAGGAACTGACCCAGTGCATCCGGCTCGACCTCGACTGCGCCGATGTCTGTCTCGCCACGGCCGGCCTCGCCGCGCGCCGTGCGGGGAGCAACGAAGCCTTGATCAAGCGCATGCTCGACACCTGCGTCGAGGCGTGCGCCGACTGCGCCGTCGAGTGCGAGAAGCACGCCGAGATGCACGAGCATTGCCGCATCTGCGCCGAGGAATGCCGTCGCTGCGAAGGCGCTTGCCGCGAGGCGGCGTCCTCTATCACCCTCTCACGCCACTAA
- a CDS encoding MerR family transcriptional regulator, producing the protein MSARSLTIGRLADSAGVNLETVRYYERIGLMPAPARTEGGHRSYEPEHAQRLRFIRRSRELGFGIDAIRRLIALSEPGVQACCEVRDMAQDHIASVDAKIADLERLRTVLKQAVADCSEGGRVRCPVIEELGSIA; encoded by the coding sequence ATGTCCGCACGAAGTTTGACGATCGGACGCCTCGCGGACAGCGCAGGGGTGAACCTGGAAACGGTGCGCTACTACGAGCGGATCGGCCTGATGCCTGCGCCGGCCCGCACGGAGGGCGGGCACAGAAGCTATGAGCCGGAACACGCCCAACGCCTGCGCTTCATCCGCCGATCCCGCGAACTGGGGTTCGGCATCGACGCTATTCGGCGGCTGATCGCCCTGAGCGAGCCGGGCGTCCAGGCGTGCTGTGAGGTCCGCGACATGGCCCAAGACCACATCGCCAGCGTAGACGCCAAAATCGCGGACCTAGAGCGGCTGCGGACGGTGCTGAAGCAGGCGGTAGCGGACTGCAGCGAAGGCGGGCGGGTCCGGTGCCCGGTGATCGAAGAACTAGGCTCGATCGCATAG
- a CDS encoding AlbA family DNA-binding domain-containing protein: MDALQSLIDDPNEALGAEYKAEIDLETPIGRANFARHIAALANHGGGYLIIGFDDDLTPREPRPSLPTRDDVARVVKRYLDPPLQCDVRILDDAEGRTYGVIVVPSHGAVPVCACADGPQDAAGRVKGITRGVHYIRKPGPESAPLLTSQEWAPLIRRCALAERSSLLGAIEVALRGGDQAPGLDAVLASWAEAASVAYSRGVEANCPDSKVGTARFHFAYAIETQGEPLKMSVLADVLRRVGHELDQQVHTGWGMFHVFDGPIGPRSKTDQRLDDGDLEFLEMNLLEQDSTVGMTDLWRVTASGLASIQRGYIEDTHWWKDIPPGQVFSPNQMAMSVTELVRHASLFAREFGEATQVHFRCEWRGLKGRQLHDFHHPWMFSGHPAEDDERRSRTSATIGALETSWAQVAAELAGPVARAFGIGHVVTPAWFTGQSAAWFRR, translated from the coding sequence ATGGACGCCCTTCAGTCTCTGATCGACGATCCAAACGAAGCTCTGGGGGCGGAGTATAAGGCCGAGATCGATCTGGAAACGCCGATCGGCCGCGCGAATTTCGCCCGCCATATTGCCGCTCTGGCCAACCACGGCGGTGGCTATCTGATCATCGGCTTCGATGACGACTTGACGCCGCGGGAGCCTCGCCCCTCGCTGCCAACACGCGATGACGTTGCGCGGGTGGTCAAACGATATTTGGACCCGCCTTTACAGTGCGACGTGCGGATCTTGGATGATGCCGAAGGACGAACCTATGGCGTCATCGTCGTGCCGTCGCACGGCGCTGTGCCCGTCTGCGCCTGCGCCGATGGGCCGCAGGATGCGGCCGGGCGCGTCAAGGGGATTACGCGAGGTGTGCATTACATCCGCAAGCCGGGCCCAGAGAGTGCGCCGCTGCTGACTTCCCAGGAGTGGGCGCCGCTGATCCGCCGCTGTGCTTTGGCGGAGCGTTCAAGCCTACTCGGCGCCATTGAGGTGGCGCTTCGGGGCGGCGATCAGGCGCCCGGACTGGACGCCGTGCTGGCGTCGTGGGCGGAAGCGGCCAGCGTCGCCTATTCCCGCGGAGTCGAGGCGAACTGCCCCGACAGCAAGGTCGGAACCGCCCGTTTTCATTTCGCCTATGCGATCGAGACGCAAGGCGAACCTCTGAAGATGTCGGTTCTTGCCGACGTGCTTCGTCGGGTAGGGCATGAACTGGATCAGCAGGTGCACACTGGCTGGGGCATGTTCCATGTCTTCGACGGCCCGATCGGGCCGCGCTCCAAGACCGATCAGCGCTTGGACGATGGAGATCTCGAGTTCCTCGAGATGAACTTACTCGAACAGGACAGCACGGTCGGCATGACGGACCTATGGCGTGTCACGGCCTCGGGCTTGGCCAGCATCCAGCGCGGCTATATCGAGGATACTCATTGGTGGAAGGACATACCTCCTGGCCAAGTGTTCAGTCCCAACCAGATGGCCATGTCGGTGACAGAACTAGTCCGGCATGCGTCCCTGTTCGCGCGCGAGTTCGGTGAAGCGACCCAAGTCCATTTCCGCTGCGAGTGGCGGGGATTGAAGGGGCGACAGCTCCACGATTTTCATCATCCGTGGATGTTCAGCGGCCATCCGGCCGAGGACGATGAGCGTCGGTCGCGCACGAGCGCCACGATCGGCGCCTTGGAGACGAGTTGGGCCCAGGTCGCCGCTGAACTGGCCGGACCGGTGGCTCGGGCCTTTGGGATCGGCCATGTCGTGACGCCAGCCTGGTTCACCGGTCAAAGCGCGGCTTGGTTTCGGCGATGA
- a CDS encoding GDCCVxC domain-containing (seleno)protein, with translation MTPAIVLESTLTCPHCGHVATETMPTDACIWFYDCLGCGVKLKPLPGDCCVFCSYADVPCPPIQVDGKGCCG, from the coding sequence ATGACCCCGGCCATCGTTCTGGAGTCGACGCTGACCTGCCCGCATTGCGGTCATGTCGCGACCGAGACCATGCCCACCGACGCCTGCATCTGGTTTTACGATTGTCTCGGTTGCGGCGTGAAGCTGAAGCCCTTACCCGGCGACTGCTGCGTGTTCTGCTCCTATGCCGATGTGCCGTGTCCGCCGATCCAGGTGGATGGCAAGGGGTGTTGCGGCTAG
- a CDS encoding relaxase/mobilization nuclease domain-containing protein, which yields MRDLARDWAEEFAFEPGRRRDASISLSIILSMPAGTDAVRLHDAARAFAAETFGERFPYVFALHDEGRHPHVHLTVRRLGQDGERLNPRKADLQAWREGFARALRDRAIEAEATPRRARGVTRKAERIPVRKMRERFAAGQGPLPAVLAVAYRAALTTDGGEAPWLEAIRTRELAIRRVLVAEALRLSRSERAGDRALAALVERFVRERPSPMTRDQALRQRAETQRDPGRTRER from the coding sequence GTGCGGGATCTGGCGCGCGACTGGGCCGAGGAGTTTGCGTTTGAGCCGGGACGCAGACGGGACGCATCGATCAGCCTGTCGATCATCCTGAGCATGCCGGCCGGAACCGACGCCGTCCGCCTGCATGACGCGGCGCGGGCCTTCGCGGCCGAGACCTTCGGCGAACGCTTTCCCTATGTCTTCGCACTGCATGATGAAGGCCGGCACCCGCATGTCCATCTGACGGTGCGAAGGCTCGGGCAGGACGGCGAACGGCTCAATCCGCGCAAGGCGGACCTGCAGGCCTGGCGGGAAGGGTTCGCGCGCGCGCTTCGCGACCGGGCCATCGAAGCCGAGGCGACCCCGCGCCGGGCGCGGGGCGTGACCCGCAAGGCCGAACGCATCCCGGTGCGCAAGATGCGAGAACGGTTCGCCGCGGGGCAGGGGCCTTTGCCTGCGGTGCTCGCCGTCGCCTATCGGGCGGCGCTCACCACGGACGGAGGCGAAGCGCCGTGGCTGGAGGCGATCCGTACGCGCGAGTTGGCTATCCGGCGCGTCCTGGTGGCCGAGGCCCTGCGTCTATCGCGATCGGAGCGGGCCGGGGACCGCGCCCTTGCCGCTTTGGTGGAGCGGTTCGTGCGGGAGCGGCCGTCGCCGATGACGCGGGATCAGGCGCTGCGACAGAGAGCCGAGACACAGCGCGACCCTGGCCGGACCCGTGAGCGTTAG
- a CDS encoding manganese efflux pump MntP codes for MTPVAIAVLSLSMSTDAFAAAVGRGASHRPNLTGALKAGLVFGVIEAVTPLIGWTLGMVAAGLVERIDHWIAFGLLAAVGGKMIWEATRPLAVDAGQAPRRSGPWGLIATAVGTSIDAAAVGVGLAFIGANIWVIAASIGVTTFLLTTVGMLIGRAVGQRFGKIAELVGGLALVALGLTILLEHLGVIGA; via the coding sequence ATGACTCCCGTCGCTATCGCCGTCCTGTCTCTTAGCATGTCCACGGACGCATTCGCCGCCGCCGTCGGTCGCGGCGCTTCGCATCGCCCGAACCTCACCGGCGCCTTGAAGGCAGGCTTGGTGTTCGGCGTCATCGAAGCCGTCACCCCCTTGATCGGCTGGACCCTCGGCATGGTGGCCGCCGGTCTCGTCGAGCGGATCGATCACTGGATTGCCTTCGGCCTCTTGGCCGCAGTCGGCGGTAAGATGATCTGGGAAGCGACCCGTCCGCTGGCGGTGGATGCGGGTCAGGCCCCTCGCCGGTCGGGCCCGTGGGGGCTGATCGCCACGGCCGTTGGCACGAGCATCGACGCCGCGGCCGTCGGCGTGGGCCTTGCCTTCATTGGGGCCAATATCTGGGTCATCGCGGCCTCGATCGGCGTCACGACCTTTCTGCTGACCACCGTGGGCATGCTGATCGGTCGGGCGGTGGGCCAGCGCTTCGGCAAAATCGCCGAACTGGTCGGAGGCCTTGCCCTTGTCGCGCTCGGTTTGACCATCCTGCTTGAGCACTTGGGCGTCATCGGCGCCTGA
- a CDS encoding type II toxin-antitoxin system HipA family toxin, whose product MARRRGNAPLLVYLNGRLVGRLRRETSGAIDFQYDPSWLAWENAIPASLSLPLREDRYIGAPVVAVFDNLLPDNEKIRGRVAARVGADGIDAYSLLAAIGRDCVGALQFLPEGSDPPRPGEIEGEPVSDRAIAKILDDLTANPLGIDDSEHFRISLAGVQDKTAFLRHDGQWLKPGGATPTTHIFKPQIGKAPGSAIDFSNSVENEYLCLTFLRALGFDTANVEIQTFGRKRVLVVERFDRTYARDGRLLRQPQEDFCQALSVPWVTKYENDGGPGIIDCLDLLGASDEVTLDRQAFLKAVVAFWLLGATDGHAKNFSVFLYPGGGFRLTPLYDVLSVQPVIDARELTHNRYRMAMAVGDRRHYRVESIMPRHFYQTGARAGLDEGTIRGLFAQFVADAPEAIRVTKAGLPRGFPKDLANSIFAGFNSRLRLLELELGRFADAGEDEE is encoded by the coding sequence ATGGCCCGGAGACGAGGCAATGCCCCTCTCCTGGTCTATCTCAACGGCAGGCTCGTCGGTCGCCTTCGCCGTGAGACCAGCGGAGCCATCGACTTTCAATACGATCCCTCCTGGCTGGCTTGGGAAAACGCGATCCCGGCGTCGCTTTCGCTGCCGCTTCGCGAGGATCGCTACATCGGGGCTCCCGTCGTCGCCGTTTTCGACAACCTCCTTCCCGACAATGAGAAGATCCGGGGTCGGGTCGCCGCGCGCGTCGGCGCCGACGGAATCGACGCCTACAGCCTCCTGGCCGCCATCGGTCGCGACTGCGTGGGCGCCCTGCAATTTCTTCCCGAAGGCAGCGATCCGCCCCGGCCCGGCGAGATTGAGGGTGAGCCCGTCAGCGACCGCGCCATTGCGAAAATCCTGGATGATCTGACCGCCAATCCCTTGGGTATCGACGACAGCGAACACTTCCGGATCTCACTCGCCGGCGTCCAGGACAAGACCGCCTTCCTGCGTCATGACGGCCAGTGGCTGAAGCCGGGCGGCGCCACGCCGACCACCCACATCTTCAAGCCGCAGATCGGCAAGGCGCCAGGCAGCGCCATCGATTTTTCCAACAGCGTCGAAAACGAATATCTCTGCCTGACCTTCCTGCGTGCGCTAGGCTTCGACACCGCGAACGTCGAGATTCAGACCTTCGGCCGCAAGCGGGTTCTCGTGGTTGAAAGATTTGACCGGACCTACGCCCGGGACGGACGGCTGTTGCGTCAGCCCCAGGAGGACTTCTGCCAGGCGCTCTCCGTGCCCTGGGTGACGAAGTACGAAAATGACGGCGGACCCGGGATCATCGACTGTCTCGACCTCTTAGGGGCGAGTGACGAGGTCACCCTGGACCGTCAAGCCTTCCTGAAAGCGGTCGTCGCCTTCTGGCTGCTCGGCGCGACCGACGGGCACGCCAAGAACTTCAGCGTCTTTCTGTACCCGGGCGGCGGTTTCCGCCTTACGCCCCTCTATGACGTCCTTTCGGTGCAGCCCGTGATCGACGCCCGAGAATTGACCCACAACCGCTACCGCATGGCGATGGCCGTCGGTGATCGCCGACACTACCGGGTTGAGAGCATCATGCCCCGGCACTTCTATCAGACCGGAGCAAGGGCGGGCCTGGATGAAGGGACCATTCGCGGACTGTTCGCCCAATTCGTCGCTGACGCCCCCGAGGCGATCCGGGTGACCAAGGCCGGCCTGCCGCGCGGGTTCCCCAAGGATCTGGCCAACTCGATCTTCGCCGGGTTCAACAGCCGTCTGCGGTTGCTGGAACTGGAACTGGGCCGGTTCGCGGACGCTGGCGAGGACGAGGAATAG
- a CDS encoding DUF6088 family protein: MQVLADQIMERASTLPEGAPIAAKSLLHLGTRAAVDQALSRLVRRGRLMRAGRGVYMRPLESRFGSRTPSVEKVVRAVSEQRGEVVASNGAAAANALGLTTQVPIRMVYLTNGRSRTFSVGKQTVEFQHAPAWQLLLADRPAGEAVRALAWLGPDKAGMALETLKRKLGPSAFGELVSVGPRLPTWLARSVSQAAHV; this comes from the coding sequence ATGCAAGTACTCGCCGATCAGATCATGGAGCGCGCCTCGACGCTGCCGGAAGGCGCGCCGATCGCCGCCAAGTCGTTGCTGCACCTGGGCACGCGCGCGGCGGTGGACCAGGCCCTGTCGCGGCTGGTTCGCCGGGGCCGGCTCATGCGCGCCGGTCGCGGCGTCTACATGCGCCCTCTGGAAAGCCGCTTCGGCTCCCGCACGCCGTCGGTCGAGAAGGTGGTCCGCGCCGTAAGCGAGCAGCGCGGCGAGGTCGTCGCCTCCAATGGCGCTGCGGCGGCCAACGCCCTGGGCCTGACCACCCAGGTGCCGATCCGCATGGTCTATCTGACCAACGGGAGGAGCCGCACCTTCAGTGTCGGCAAGCAGACGGTGGAGTTCCAGCACGCGCCCGCATGGCAACTGCTCCTGGCCGATCGTCCGGCCGGCGAGGCGGTTCGCGCCCTGGCCTGGCTGGGGCCGGACAAGGCCGGAATGGCGCTCGAAACCCTGAAGCGAAAGCTGGGGCCCTCGGCGTTCGGCGAACTCGTGTCCGTCGGGCCGCGTCTACCGACCTGGCTGGCGCGCTCGGTTAGCCAGGCGGCGCATGTCTGA
- a CDS encoding helix-turn-helix domain-containing protein, whose amino-acid sequence MEPIVRSEKQLAAAIRRFRRLADMTQGDLATKASKRQATISNLESGSGTLETLFAALGALELEIVVRRRSRGRAPDMGDLF is encoded by the coding sequence ATGGAGCCCATCGTCCGAAGCGAAAAGCAGCTTGCCGCGGCCATTCGACGTTTCCGAAGACTGGCGGATATGACCCAAGGCGACCTCGCGACCAAGGCGAGCAAACGTCAGGCGACCATATCCAATCTGGAAAGCGGCTCCGGCACGCTTGAAACCCTATTCGCCGCTCTCGGCGCGCTCGAGCTGGAAATCGTCGTGCGGCGCAGAAGCCGGGGCCGGGCGCCCGATATGGGAGACCTGTTCTGA
- a CDS encoding ArdC family protein: MSRPNEPSRPDLYSRITHQIVAQLETGVRPWTRPWVVSQSVSRPLRHDGTPYRGINVVLLWGEAAARGFQSSTWMTFRQALALDAHVRKGEKGSTVVYANALVRTDEDDTREEATRRIPFLKAYTVFNVEQIEGLPASYAPAPAPVVNLGQRIARAEAFFAATGADVRHGGGCAFYAPGPDFVQMPVFESFLDPEAYYATLGHELTHWTRHSSRLDRDLGRRRHGDDAYAREELVAELGAAFLCADLGLALEPREDHAAYLASWLEALRQDNRLIFSAAAHAQRAVDFLHGAAKSADPET, from the coding sequence ATGTCGCGCCCCAACGAACCCTCACGTCCCGACCTCTACAGCCGCATCACCCACCAAATCGTCGCCCAGCTCGAAACGGGCGTTCGGCCCTGGACCCGGCCCTGGGTCGTATCCCAGAGCGTCAGCCGACCCCTCCGACACGACGGCACGCCTTACCGGGGCATCAACGTCGTCCTGCTGTGGGGCGAGGCCGCAGCCCGAGGCTTCCAGTCCTCCACCTGGATGACCTTCCGGCAGGCGCTGGCGTTGGACGCTCATGTCCGAAAGGGCGAAAAGGGCTCCACGGTCGTCTACGCCAATGCGTTGGTCCGCACCGACGAGGACGACACCCGGGAGGAGGCAACCCGGCGTATTCCGTTCCTGAAGGCCTACACCGTGTTCAACGTCGAACAGATCGAGGGTCTCCCGGCCTCGTACGCTCCGGCGCCCGCGCCGGTCGTGAACCTCGGTCAAAGGATCGCCCGAGCCGAAGCCTTCTTCGCCGCGACGGGCGCCGATGTTCGCCACGGCGGCGGCTGCGCCTTCTATGCGCCTGGACCGGACTTCGTGCAGATGCCGGTGTTCGAGAGCTTCCTTGACCCGGAAGCCTACTACGCCACCCTCGGCCATGAGTTGACGCACTGGACCCGGCATTCCAGCCGGCTCGATCGCGACCTCGGACGCCGTCGGCATGGAGACGACGCCTACGCCCGGGAGGAACTGGTGGCCGAACTCGGCGCCGCCTTCCTCTGCGCCGACCTGGGGCTGGCCCTGGAGCCGCGCGAAGATCACGCCGCCTATCTCGCCTCATGGCTCGAGGCGCTGCGTCAGGACAATCGGTTGATCTTCTCCGCCGCCGCCCACGCCCAGCGCGCGGTCGACTTTCTTCATGGGGCGGCCAAGTCTGCTGACCCGGAGACGTAA